The Gammaproteobacteria bacterium genomic sequence TTACAAAAAAAGACGATTTCCCTTCGACGACTACGCACCCTGCTGTTTGGTAAAGGCTATAGTTCGCCGCCACCCCCTTCAGCGAGCCTTCCTGTTGTCGATGCTGAACCGGCGGCTGATGACATCGCATCGTCAGCACCGGTGGTTAAAAAACCCGGACATGGGCGACTGCCCCATACCGCCTATGAACAGTGCGAGGAGGTGACGTTGGCGATAACCGATTATGCCGTCGGCGACCGCTGTCTCTGCAGTCAGGGTAAACTAAGACGCTATGGGGCGGGGGTATTACTGCGCGTGCGCGGACAAAGCATGGCGCGTGTCATACGCTATACGGTAGAAAAACTCCGCTGCGATGCGTGTCAGGTACTGGTGACCGCACCGATACCGCCGGAGGTGGGTACGGAGAAATACGACGCCTCGTTTAAGGCTTGGCTTGCCCTGCAGAAATATTATGTGGCGGTCCCTTTGTACCGGCAGGAGCACTTTCTGAAATTACTGGGCTTTCCCCTGTCCGATGCCACCCAATGGGATTTAATCGAACAATTAGCCGGCGCCTGCTATCCGGTGTTTACGGTCCTGCAGCGCTTAGCCGCTCAGGGAAAGCTGATTCACAATGACGATACCCCGGTGCGCATTCTGGCGGTTATCAAAGCGATAAAAGCGAACCCGCAACACGCCCGTACCGGCATGACCACCTCGGGATTTATGGCAGAGTACGAGGGTCACACCATTGCGCTGTTTATGAATAACACGGACCATGCGGGCGAAAATCTGGCCGCGCTGTTAAAACACCGCTTGACCGAGCAGCCGCCCATCCTGCAGATGTGTGATGCATCCAATAACAATTTGCCAGGCGCTATCGAAACCATCGTCTGTAATTGCTTAAGTCATGGCTTTCGCAAATTCAGCGAGCTGGTTGATTACTTCCCTGAGCCGTGCCTCATTGTCATGAAAGCCTTGAGTGCGGTTTACCAGC encodes the following:
- a CDS encoding IS66 family transposase gives rise to the protein MTTPHALPDIAEKSDDDIARMIQGVRDNTLSEAEQTLVIKCIELALWLPLYLQKKTISLRRLRTLLFGKGYSSPPPPSASLPVVDAEPAADDIASSAPVVKKPGHGRLPHTAYEQCEEVTLAITDYAVGDRCLCSQGKLRRYGAGVLLRVRGQSMARVIRYTVEKLRCDACQVLVTAPIPPEVGTEKYDASFKAWLALQKYYVAVPLYRQEHFLKLLGFPLSDATQWDLIEQLAGACYPVFTVLQRLAAQGKLIHNDDTPVRILAVIKAIKANPQHARTGMTTSGFMAEYEGHTIALFMNNTDHAGENLAALLKHRLTEQPPILQMCDASNNNLPGAIETIVCNCLSHGFRKFSELVDYFPEPCLIVMKALSAVYQQDEKTRGMTDAQRLLHHQTHSEPLMDTLKQFVDQQLHDHCVEPNSELGKALRYLQKHWHKLSRFLSVAGAPLDNNVLERALKIAIRHRRASLFYRSRYSAHLGGMLTSLMVTCYLGQHNAHHYLTALQQHQAAVLQSPAQWLPWNYQVAVANQPAGSLVCLAAA